One genomic region from Sphingobacterium sp. UGAL515B_05 encodes:
- a CDS encoding lycopene cyclase domain-containing protein, with the protein MMPYTYSLILFFTVVICFVASFDKRLRFDREFVPFLKSAALVAVFFIAWDVWFTSKGVWWFDTRYTLGLVIAGLPLEEWLFFIFIPFSCIFTYFCIDKFFRLQSLSAFNNIVVFVSVIICAVVALRYADRIYTVVTATVTIVTLLLFHFAFRIQWITQASVVFTLLMLGFLPVNGILTGTGLDSPIVNYNPMEFMGIRVLTIPVEDAVYGYTQFLWVLYFFKKFQSRPKKPNI; encoded by the coding sequence ATGATGCCATATACTTACTCGCTTATCTTATTTTTTACGGTCGTAATCTGTTTTGTCGCATCCTTCGACAAGCGGCTTCGATTCGATCGTGAGTTTGTCCCATTTTTAAAGTCAGCGGCACTTGTTGCTGTATTTTTTATCGCTTGGGATGTCTGGTTTACCAGTAAGGGAGTATGGTGGTTTGACACAAGGTACACCCTAGGCCTGGTTATAGCAGGTTTACCATTGGAAGAATGGTTATTCTTTATATTTATCCCTTTTTCCTGTATATTTACTTATTTCTGTATCGATAAATTTTTTAGATTACAATCGCTATCTGCCTTTAATAATATCGTAGTCTTTGTGAGTGTCATTATATGTGCTGTGGTGGCACTTCGATATGCCGACAGAATCTACACAGTTGTTACCGCTACGGTGACTATCGTGACATTACTGCTTTTTCACTTTGCATTTCGGATACAATGGATTACGCAGGCCTCTGTAGTCTTCACCTTGCTAATGTTGGGTTTTTTACCTGTCAATGGTATACTCACCGGAACAGGGTTGGATTCTCCGATAGTAAACTACAATCCCATGGAATTTATGGGGATCAGGGTGCTTACGATTCCGGTTGAAGATGCGGTGTACGGATACACCCAGTTTTTGTGGGTTCTTTACTTTTTTAAAAAATTTCAAAGCAGGCCTAAGAAACCCAATATATAA
- a CDS encoding Crp/Fnr family transcriptional regulator, with product MDHIIAAIRAHFDIKKEPLEILLSNLTMLSVPKKTKLIQPDRSDKNIYFVEKGIARAYTIRDGKEVTSWFSKEGDLLYSTNSFHGFVSGYETETVQVLEDSLLYYMTIDQLEMLSRDYIDIANWMRYVHQKAFVEMERRLINRLYLSAEKRYEDFMVNHAKLAQRVNLGYIASFLGISHVTLCALRK from the coding sequence ATGGATCACATCATCGCAGCTATACGAGCTCATTTCGATATAAAAAAAGAGCCTTTGGAAATATTGTTAAGCAATTTAACCATGCTAAGCGTTCCTAAAAAGACAAAACTAATACAGCCAGATAGAAGCGATAAGAACATTTATTTTGTCGAAAAAGGTATTGCCCGCGCCTACACCATACGCGATGGAAAAGAGGTAACCTCCTGGTTTAGCAAGGAGGGAGATTTACTTTATTCAACAAATAGTTTTCACGGATTTGTGTCAGGGTATGAGACTGAAACAGTACAGGTTCTCGAAGATTCACTTTTATATTATATGACAATAGATCAACTGGAAATGCTTTCCCGTGATTATATCGATATTGCTAACTGGATGCGATACGTCCATCAGAAAGCTTTTGTCGAGATGGAACGTCGGTTAATCAACCGCTTATATCTTTCGGCCGAGAAAAGATATGAAGATTTTATGGTTAACCATGCAAAATTGGCTCAGCGGGTAAATTTGGGATACATAGCGTCTTTTCTTGGCATATCACATGTGACGTTATGTGCACTTCGAAAATAG
- a CDS encoding sterol desaturase family protein codes for MNFITVLVTFIAMEGATWLIHKYIMHGFLWVLHRDHHDHSNSGFLEKNDYFFIIFALPTIALMYFGSLRGYNYLFYIGLGIMLYGMAYFFVHDIFIHQRFKWLSKTNNRYFLALRRAHKQHHKHLGKEEGECFGFLYVPMKYFKMYTNNEKI; via the coding sequence ATGAATTTTATTACTGTATTGGTCACTTTTATTGCTATGGAGGGCGCAACCTGGCTTATCCATAAGTATATTATGCACGGCTTTCTCTGGGTATTACATCGCGATCATCATGATCATAGCAATTCGGGCTTTTTGGAAAAGAATGATTACTTTTTTATCATTTTTGCTCTTCCTACAATCGCGTTGATGTATTTTGGTTCGTTAAGGGGATACAATTATCTGTTTTATATTGGATTAGGGATTATGCTTTATGGTATGGCATATTTCTTTGTACATGATATATTTATCCATCAACGTTTCAAATGGTTGAGTAAAACAAATAACCGTTACTTTTTGGCGCTTCGTCGTGCCCATAAACAACATCATAAACATTTGGGTAAAGAGGAGGGCGAATGTTTTGGCTTTTTATATGTTCCGATGAAATACTTTAAAATGTATACTAACAATGAAAAAATATGA
- a CDS encoding phytoene desaturase family protein yields MKKKVAVIGAGFSGLSAAAYLAQAGYDVHVFEKHTQPGGRARQFSTTEGFRFDMGPSWYWMPDIIESFFLDFGCCTADFFELVSLNPQFEMIFNSGQIRVPESYQELKQLFEQIEPGAGTQLDRFMEAAKFKYEVGMRDFVNKPCHNWGEFLSPKIALSAFKLDLLSNFRSYVAKYFKDQRLRTLMEFPVIFLGASPKDIPALYSLMNYGGYALGTHYPKGGFFQLVLAMQQVAERQGVTFHFDHNVDTLNIEKNKITSLVVNGVNHPFDLVVASADYHHIETLLAKELRNYDDDYWKSRTFAPSSLIYYLGMKSSIPNLTHHTLFFEHPLDDHIDCIYGEKKWPQNPLFYVCCPSKTDPHVAPADSENLFLLMPLATAISDDDETREKYLIKMLKRLEKHTGTKNLYEQIAYKRSYCVSDFISDYNAYGGNAYGLANTLKQTAVWKPKIRNKKVHNLFYSGQLTVPGPGVPPSILSGKIVAKEAIELYRKT; encoded by the coding sequence ATGAAAAAGAAAGTAGCAGTTATTGGTGCAGGTTTTTCGGGTCTTTCAGCGGCGGCCTATCTTGCGCAGGCAGGATACGATGTGCATGTTTTTGAGAAACATACGCAGCCCGGTGGAAGGGCGAGACAGTTTAGTACGACAGAAGGATTTAGATTTGATATGGGACCGAGCTGGTACTGGATGCCTGACATCATTGAATCATTTTTTTTAGATTTTGGGTGTTGTACTGCTGATTTTTTTGAACTTGTATCACTCAATCCACAATTTGAAATGATATTTAACTCTGGACAGATTCGTGTACCTGAATCCTATCAGGAGTTAAAACAATTATTTGAACAGATCGAACCTGGGGCTGGTACGCAGTTGGATAGATTTATGGAAGCTGCAAAATTTAAGTATGAAGTGGGCATGCGGGATTTTGTGAATAAACCCTGTCACAATTGGGGCGAATTTCTCTCTCCAAAAATTGCACTTAGTGCTTTTAAGCTAGATTTGCTTTCTAATTTTAGATCCTATGTTGCCAAATATTTTAAGGACCAAAGATTGCGGACATTGATGGAATTCCCCGTTATATTTTTGGGCGCTTCACCCAAGGATATTCCGGCATTATATAGCCTGATGAACTACGGCGGTTATGCGCTTGGAACCCATTATCCCAAAGGGGGCTTTTTTCAGTTAGTACTGGCGATGCAGCAAGTAGCGGAGAGACAAGGTGTCACTTTCCATTTTGATCATAATGTTGATACGTTAAATATTGAAAAGAATAAGATCACATCATTAGTTGTTAATGGTGTGAATCATCCATTTGATCTCGTGGTTGCATCGGCCGATTATCACCATATCGAAACACTACTTGCCAAGGAGTTGAGAAACTACGATGATGATTATTGGAAGAGCAGGACCTTTGCCCCCTCAAGTTTGATCTATTACCTAGGGATGAAATCGTCCATTCCAAATCTAACGCATCACACACTGTTCTTTGAGCACCCGTTGGATGATCATATCGACTGTATTTATGGTGAAAAAAAATGGCCTCAAAATCCGCTGTTCTATGTATGTTGTCCATCCAAAACGGATCCGCATGTTGCTCCTGCAGACAGTGAGAATCTCTTCTTATTAATGCCCTTGGCAACTGCTATCTCGGATGATGATGAAACACGTGAAAAATATCTAATTAAGATGTTGAAGCGTTTGGAAAAGCATACCGGTACAAAAAACCTATATGAACAGATTGCATACAAGAGGAGTTACTGTGTGAGCGACTTTATCAGCGATTATAATGCTTACGGGGGAAATGCTTATGGACTAGCAAATACATTGAAACAGACAGCAGTATGGAAACCCAAGATCAGAAATAAGAAAGTCCATAATCTTTTTTATTCAGGTCAGCTAACGGTTCCTGGTCCCGGTGTGCCTCCCTCCATTTTATCAGGGAAAATTGTTGCCAAAGAAGCCATTGAATTATATCGTAAAACATAA
- a CDS encoding carboxypeptidase-like regulatory domain-containing protein: protein MKVLKKIALVFPCLLLFAIAHGSSNRIILSRIDSTFTVTGKVVDSLTKEPVHLVSIYLMDHQSSSTPIKTVVTNESGDFQFTHSQRSFYLKINHLGFQPQIKRIETLNGSDIDIGTIELHKIDNKLEEVTVSSKRPTLELITGGYRFNAENNILGNSTNIAELLKQVPGLTVDEIEGKLQLLGKGATVLINGRKVNLGGQDLLN from the coding sequence ATGAAAGTCTTAAAAAAAATTGCCCTAGTCTTCCCATGCCTGCTTCTTTTCGCCATAGCTCATGGTTCATCTAATAGAATTATCCTTTCGCGCATCGATTCAACCTTTACTGTTACGGGCAAAGTAGTCGATTCGCTTACAAAAGAACCCGTTCATTTAGTTTCAATATACCTGATGGATCATCAAAGTAGCAGCACCCCTATCAAAACAGTGGTTACAAATGAAAGTGGGGACTTTCAATTCACCCACAGTCAGCGTTCATTTTACCTAAAAATCAACCACCTTGGCTTTCAGCCTCAAATAAAAAGAATCGAAACGCTGAACGGTAGCGATATAGATATCGGTACTATAGAACTTCATAAGATTGACAATAAACTTGAGGAGGTTACAGTTTCCTCCAAGAGACCTACCTTGGAGCTAATTACCGGTGGGTATAGATTTAATGCGGAAAACAATATATTAGGCAATAGTACAAATATAGCAGAACTGCTCAAGCAGGTACCGGGATTGACCGTTGATGAAATAGAAGGTAAATTACAGTTGCTTGGAAAGGGAGCTACTGTATTGATAAATGGGCGGAAAGTCAATTTGGGTGGTCAGGATCTATTGAACTAG
- a CDS encoding acyltransferase, whose product MQISNAHVDQQRIAWVDVLRFIAIFMVIAIHCSDPFNVSAEARSNTDFNYWGSIYGSVLRACVPIFVMITGLLLLPVKMSMGEFYKKRLLRITVPFLLWSVLYNLFPWITGLLGLPPTIISNVFAYAAKDSSQSLASALVQISLIPIKFNVYTVPMWYIYMLIGLYLYMPFFSAWVEKSTSGQQKVFLGIWLCTLVLPYAYSFFSKELFGLSAWNTFGTFYYFAGFNGYLLLGYVLTHHLKTWSFPKTFLVSVPLFIIGYTITHTGFKWMASNPAASEEQIELFFLYCSPQVFMMTLAIFLLVRTVKLTSVKMRSIFSNITKCGFGIYLVHYFVVGLGYWLANVLSIPISLKIPMTAALVFLISWGFVATFYKIIPRASKWIFG is encoded by the coding sequence ATGCAAATTTCTAATGCACATGTTGATCAGCAACGAATTGCCTGGGTAGATGTATTGCGTTTTATCGCAATATTCATGGTAATCGCCATTCATTGTTCAGATCCATTCAATGTATCGGCCGAAGCAAGGTCTAATACGGATTTTAACTATTGGGGCTCCATCTACGGGTCGGTGCTAAGGGCCTGTGTACCTATTTTTGTGATGATTACCGGATTACTGTTGCTACCTGTGAAAATGAGTATGGGTGAGTTTTATAAAAAGCGTCTGTTGCGTATTACTGTTCCGTTTTTATTGTGGTCGGTACTTTACAACCTTTTCCCTTGGATAACAGGACTATTGGGACTTCCGCCAACGATCATTTCAAATGTATTTGCCTATGCTGCCAAAGATTCATCACAGTCGTTAGCAAGCGCACTTGTTCAAATTTCTTTAATTCCAATTAAATTCAATGTTTATACCGTACCCATGTGGTATATTTATATGTTGATCGGTTTATATCTTTACATGCCTTTCTTTTCCGCATGGGTTGAAAAGTCGACCTCGGGGCAGCAGAAGGTATTTTTGGGAATTTGGTTATGTACACTGGTTTTGCCTTATGCCTATTCATTTTTCTCAAAAGAGCTATTTGGCCTTAGTGCCTGGAATACTTTTGGTACATTTTATTATTTTGCGGGTTTTAATGGGTATTTATTACTTGGGTATGTATTGACTCATCACCTAAAAACCTGGTCTTTTCCCAAGACATTTTTAGTGAGTGTACCTTTATTTATAATCGGCTATACAATTACACATACCGGCTTTAAATGGATGGCTTCCAATCCGGCTGCCAGTGAAGAACAGATCGAGCTGTTCTTTTTATATTGTTCTCCTCAAGTATTCATGATGACTTTAGCCATTTTCTTGTTAGTACGTACTGTAAAGTTGACGTCGGTAAAGATGAGAAGCATTTTTTCAAATATTACAAAATGTGGCTTTGGCATCTATTTAGTACATTATTTTGTTGTAGGGCTTGGCTATTGGTTGGCCAATGTTCTTTCAATTCCAATATCACTAAAAATACCTATGACTGCAGCCCTTGTTTTCCTAATTTCCTGGGGCTTTGTGGCTACTTTTTATAAAATAATCCCGCGGGCGTCAAAATGGATCTTTGGGTAA
- a CDS encoding phytoene/squalene synthase family protein, translating into MKKLFDELAYEVSKKTTEKYSTSFSLGILALKPSIRASIYAIYGYVRLADEIVDSFHGYDKKRLLARLYLETNCALEEGISLNPILQSFQETVHKYAIDVELIRQFLHSMEMDLNKVDYNSERYKEYIYGSAEVVGLMCLQVFTEGNRQRYEELKPYAMKLGSAFQKINFLRDLKDDYHVLGRTYFPNLDMAVFDNALKSQIEDEIHSEFKEALLGIKKLPASAKFGVYLAYKYYLSLFSKIRKKSSKEILESRVRIPNVQKAYVALKSYLRYKAAYL; encoded by the coding sequence ATGAAAAAGCTATTTGATGAACTCGCTTATGAAGTAAGCAAAAAAACAACTGAAAAATATAGTACAAGTTTCTCGCTCGGTATTTTGGCGCTCAAGCCCTCCATTAGGGCTAGTATATATGCGATTTATGGCTATGTACGATTGGCTGATGAAATCGTGGACAGTTTTCATGGATATGATAAGAAGCGGCTGTTGGCGCGGTTATATCTCGAGACAAACTGTGCTTTAGAGGAAGGTATCTCATTAAATCCGATATTACAATCTTTTCAGGAGACGGTACATAAGTATGCTATCGACGTCGAGCTAATCCGCCAATTTCTACACAGCATGGAAATGGACCTGAATAAAGTGGACTATAATTCTGAACGCTATAAAGAATATATTTATGGCTCGGCTGAAGTGGTGGGATTGATGTGTTTACAGGTTTTTACAGAAGGTAATAGACAGCGCTATGAGGAGTTAAAACCTTACGCTATGAAACTAGGCTCCGCATTTCAGAAAATAAACTTCTTGCGGGATCTTAAAGACGATTACCATGTTCTTGGGCGTACTTATTTTCCGAATTTGGATATGGCTGTCTTTGATAATGCACTCAAAAGCCAGATTGAGGATGAGATACACAGCGAATTTAAGGAAGCGCTTTTGGGAATTAAAAAATTGCCTGCATCGGCAAAATTTGGCGTTTATCTGGCTTACAAATATTATCTTTCCCTGTTTTCGAAGATTCGAAAAAAATCCTCAAAGGAGATTTTGGAAAGCAGGGTGAGGATACCAAATGTACAAAAAGCCTATGTTGCTTTAAAAAGTTATCTGCGTTACAAAGCTGCTTACTTATAA
- a CDS encoding MarR family transcriptional regulator: protein MKYQLLKEIIVLVEEFEQENVDGIYSTDADGFKRWVVAKETDVLVEPEWDGKENGRSPESVISTLIVHMNRFAKSYSKAAIWESDFSTQEEFIYLITLRSFGEMTKMELIRRNIHEKPAGMAIINRLIKQGWIGQQDSEQDRRSKVLYITENGLSALDRQMGKIRHATQIVSGDLTYSEKITLISLLDKLSKFHQLIYDRNIAPDKLLEQVKL, encoded by the coding sequence ATGAAATATCAGCTTTTAAAAGAAATCATTGTATTAGTAGAGGAATTTGAACAGGAGAACGTAGATGGAATCTACAGTACCGACGCGGATGGATTTAAACGTTGGGTAGTGGCAAAAGAAACCGATGTTCTGGTCGAACCTGAATGGGACGGTAAGGAAAATGGGCGTAGTCCAGAGAGTGTGATCAGCACATTAATAGTGCATATGAATAGGTTTGCAAAAAGTTATTCAAAGGCAGCTATTTGGGAATCTGATTTTTCTACACAAGAGGAGTTTATATACCTTATAACCTTAAGGTCGTTTGGCGAGATGACAAAAATGGAATTGATCAGGCGGAATATTCATGAAAAGCCCGCCGGCATGGCGATTATAAATCGTTTGATCAAACAAGGATGGATCGGTCAGCAAGATTCAGAGCAAGACCGACGAAGTAAGGTGCTTTATATCACAGAAAATGGCTTATCGGCGTTGGATCGACAAATGGGAAAAATACGTCATGCTACCCAGATTGTTTCAGGTGATTTGACCTACAGTGAAAAAATAACACTGATAAGTCTATTGGATAAATTGAGCAAATTTCATCAATTAATCTATGATAGAAATATTGCACCTGATAAATTGCTGGAACAAGTGAAGTTATAA